A genomic region of Solanum dulcamara chromosome 2, daSolDulc1.2, whole genome shotgun sequence contains the following coding sequences:
- the LOC129880828 gene encoding uncharacterized protein LOC129880828: protein MDTAGLHDPNPPQPDTVTTSIDDPLNNPYTSLNAICHDLSDLQDLATRGAWKSILDKVGHARSLNLLAKPHEHLTYLTFNVLALTKLRRPVDANQELETLLDGEDFNTPQFHYQNYPNHYPNMKGNFVPFALRWLHAYLPYSLGQRMKSLDRLYTLFDFIRSKKLTVLTNPSKDLWKRREILVLNTIISHHLSQKDFKLCLCLLNELIEICGDDDPNVLSKLGYVKMQYGDLEGAKKAFSAVEGMIGSESEVGLKNLVSRSKALMYIVEKDYVSAVREYEECIERDGMDMVAMNNKALCLMYSRDLSDAIKVLENALERVPTVALNETLVVNLCSMYELAYVNHADIKKTLNNWIARVAPDDFDSSCTRT from the coding sequence ATGGACACCGCCGGATTACACGACCCAAATCCACCACAACCCGATACCGTCACCACTTCCATTGACGATCCACTAAACAATCCATACACCTCCTTAAACGCCATCTGCCATGACCTCTCCGATCTCCAAGACCTAGCCACCCGCGGCGCGTGGAAGTCAATCCTTGACAAAGTCGGCCACGCGAGGTCGCTCAACCTCCTCGCTAAACCTCACGAACACCTCACCTACCTCACTTTCAACGTCTTAGCACTCACCAAGCTCCGCCGCCCCGTCGATGCTAATCAAGAGCTCGAAACCCTCCTCGATGGCGAAGATTTCAACACCCCACAATTCCATTACCAAAATTACCCTAATCATTACCCCAATATGAAGGGCAATTTTGTCCCCTTTGCTCTCCGTTGGCTCCATGCTTATCTTCCCTACTCTCTCGGTCAGCGGATGAAATCACTCGACAGGTTATATACACTTTTTGATTTTATTCGATCGAAAAAACTTACAGTTTTGACTAACCCTAGTAAAGATTTGTGGAAAAGAAGGGAGATTTTGGTGTTGAATACGATAATTAGTCATCATTTGAGTCAAAAAGATTTCAAATTGTGTTTATGTTTGTTGAATGAGCTGATTGAAATATGTGGGGATGATGATCCGAACGTGTTGTCGAAATTAGGATATGTGAAAATGCAGTATGGAGATTTGGAGGGTGCGAAAAAGGCGTTTAGCGCGGTGGAGGGAATGATAGGGAGTGAAAGTGAAGTGGGGTTGAAGAATTTGGTGAGTAGGAGTAAGGCATTGATGTATATAGTGGAGAAGGATTATGTATCTGCTGTAAGGGAGTATGAAGAGTGTATCGAGAGGGATGGAATGGATATGGTGGCTATGAATAATAAGGCTTTGTGTTTGATGTATTCGAGGGATTTATCGGATGCTATTAAGGTGTTGGAGAATGCTTTGGAGAGGGTTCCGACTGTTGCATTGAATGAGACTCTTGTGGTGAATTTGTGTAGTATGTATGAATTGGCTTACGTTAATCATGCTGATATTAAGAAGACACTTAACAATTGGATTGCTAGAGTTGCTCCAGATGATTTTGACTCGTCTTGTACTCGGACATGA